The sequence TGAAAAAGCCAACAACTACATCGTATCTATCAACCGTGTTGGAGCTCTTTTTGGATTGGCATGCTTAGATTTCTCTACGGGATCCTTTCTACTACAAGAATATGATAACATGAAAGATCTTGTAGACGAAATTTGCCGTTTAGCACCGACTGAAATCTTAAGTTGCGACAAGTTCTATAAAAAACATTCTGATATCATCGAACAAATTCAACAACATTTAAAACTGACTTTATCTACATATGCGGATTGGGCATTTGAACATCAATTTGCCACGCAAAAGTTATCCTTACATTTCAATGTGTCATCTTTAGATGGATTTGGTCTTAAAGGTCTAGTCCCAGCAATCAATTCTGCTGGTGCCTTACTTTCGTATCTCCAAGATAAGCTTCTCTTACCCGTAGAGCATATCTCCATACCTAAAACACAAGGAAATCAAAAACACCTACTTATAGATACTGCATCTCAGGTAAACCTTGAGCTATTGACTCCCATTCACGATCCTCAAGGGAAAAGTTCTTTGCTTCATGTGATGGAACGTACCTGCACTCCTATGGGAGGCAGGTTATTACGTAATACATTAGTTAATCCTTTTTATGATCAACAAGAAATACTACTGCGTCAAGATGCTGTAGAATTTCTTTTAGATCGTTCAGAATTAAGAAAAAACCTTAGATCTTTTCTTTCTCAAGTCCGAGACCTTGAACGTTTAACTACGAAAATTACTACCTCTTTAGCAGGTCCCAAAGATATTGGGATGCTCCGCGACTCATTAAATGCAAGTATGCGTGTATGTGAGCTCCTTTCTCCTTTACCCTTGCCGAAATTTTTCCAAGGGAAATTTACTTTACCTATAGGTTTGACCTCTCTCTTAGAATTACTCTCTAATGCTCTTTTAGGAGAATTGCCTTTAAGAACTTCCGAGGGGAATATTTTTTGTGATAATCATCATCCTGATCTGCAGCGCCTACGCTATACCAAAGAAAATTCAAAGGAATGGTTATGGCAATATCAGGAAACCATTCGCAAGCAAACAGGAGTGAAAAAACTTAAGGTTTGTTATTCCCAGGTGCTTGGCTACTATATAGAAGTAAGTAGTGATTTTGCTCCTTTATTACCCAAAGAATTTATCCGTCGTCAATCACGTCTACACGCAGAACGTTTCACAACAGAAAAACTGCAAGAATTTCAAGATGATATGTTAAATATCTCAGACAAACTGCAGACATTAGAAACGCAACTATTTAAAGATTTATGTGAACAAATTCTTCAACAACGCGAAGCAATTCTGTTCTTATCTCAAGTGATCGCGGATATTGACTATATCCTTTCTCTGTCTGACCTTGCAGCAGAGTACAATTACTGTCGTCCTATCGTAGACACCAGCGACTCTCTATCCATATCCGGAGGGATTCATCCTGTTGCCCAAACTCTATTAGATAAGGGAACGTTTATTCCTAACGATATAAAAATGCACAACACACGAACGCGAATGATTTTAATTACTGGGCCAAATATGGCAGGGAAGTCTACATATATCCGACAAATCGCCCTACTTGTTATCATGGCACAAATGGGTTCGTTTATTCCTGCGAAATCTGCCCATATTGGTATGATTGATAAGATTTTCACACGAATAGGTGCGGGAGACAATCTATCTAAAGGGATGTCAACATTTATGGTAGAAATGGCAGAAACTGCCAATATCCTACATAATGCCACTGATCGCTCTTTAGTTATACTTGATGAAGTTGGTCGTGGGACAAGCACCTACGATGGTTTAGCAATTGCACAATCTGTCGTAGAATATTTGCTATTCACCGAAGGAAAAAAAGCAAAAACACTATTTGCGACTCACTACAAAGAACTTACAGATTTAGAAAATCACTGCCCACATGTAGAAAATTTCCATGCTGGCGTTAAGGAAACTGGTGGCCAACCTGTGTTTCTCTATGAGATTCTTAAGGGACATTCTCAGAAAAGTTTTGGAATACATGTCGCGAAACTTGCTGGCTTTCCTCTTTGTGTGATATCGAGAGCGCAACAGATCTTACGTCAATTAGAAGGCCCAGAAACGACTTCTAAACAACCTCAAGAAAAAGAGCTGCAGCTCACGTTGTTTTGACCATGCGTGTAAAGGATTTTACTCCGAAACTGATTCCAACATCTCCAGGTGTTTATCTAATGAAAGACAGCTCTGGAGAAGTATTGTATATCGGGAAAGCAAAAAACTTACGCAACCGCATAAGCACCTACTTTCGAAAACAAGGGGATTCTAGAGAAAGAATTCCTTTTCTCATGAAAAAAACAACAGACATAGAAACAATTTTGGTTTCTAACGAAACAGAAGCTTTTCTTTTAGAAAACAACCTAATAAAAAAGTATCATCCGAAATACAATGTTCTTTTAAAAGACGATAAAACTTTTTTTTGCCTAGCTATATCTCTAACTCATCTTTGGCCAAAAATAGATGTTATTCGTACTAAAGCTGTGACCTCTTCCAAAAAGCAGATAATTTTTGGTCCGTATGTGAGTGCAGAAGCTTGTCGGACTCTTTTAGAAGTGATCAGTCAATGGTTCCCCTTGCGCACCTGCTCTAACCGAGAATTTGCTTCAAGAAAACGTCCATGTATTCTTTATGAGATGAAACGTTGTTTAGCACCTTGTGTGAACTTATGTTCTCATGAGGAATATGAACAAACATTAGAGAAGGCTATTTTATTTTTAAAAGGCCAAGTTTCGGAAGTTGTCCAAGACTTAGAGAAGTCTATCGAGAAAGCCTCTAAGGAACAAAAATTTGAACAAGCGGGGATGTATTACCGGACATTACAACTTATCCAACAAGCTATGGTAAAGCAGCATGTAGAGAAATTCCATTTTCAAAATATAGATGCTATTGGTCTCTATCGAAAATACCAGAAGACTGTCATCACTATATTGACAATACGTTCTGGGAAGCTACTTGGAGCGCGTCATTTTCCGTTTTCAGAAAATGCTCAAGAAGATGCAGATTTGCTTGCCTCTTTTATATTACAGTACTACACAAGCCAACCTCAAACTCCTAAAGAAATTCTCACTCCTATTCCCCTAAATATTCCTGATCTTCCGTGTTTATTAAATAAAGATACCCCACCACAGCTACGTTCTCCAAAAACAGGTTATGGTAGAGAATTACTCAACTTAGCCAAAAATAATGCTCAGGTGCATGCAGAGACAACGATACAATCCTCGGCACTACCTTATGAGGAGTTGAAGAAAATTCTGAAATCCTCTGACTATCCTTACCGTATAGAGTGTTATGATAACGCGCATCTACAAGGATCTCATGCTGTTGGCGTATACATTGTCTATGAAAACGACGCCTTGTCTCCCAAAGACTATAGAACATTCTCGATTTCTTCCTCTGCTTATAATGACTTAGCTGCTTTCCGTGAGGTGTTATCTCGTCGATTTACCTCACTCACTTCGTCGATTCCCGACATGATTCTTATAGATGGAGGGCGTACACAATACGCACAAGCCAAGAAAACATTAAAAGAACTCAATCTTACGGGGATTCAAGTTGTTTCGATAGCTAAAGAAGCAGGCAGCCACAGCAGCTCATTAAAAAAGGAAAAACTATTTTGTGATACATTTCCCCAAGGAGTTCTACTCCCTCCCACATCAAAGCTATTACAATTTTTCCAGAAACTCCGGGATGAGGCGCATAGATTTGCAATCAGTAGGCATCGAAAAAAACGTCACAAAGACTTCTTATTGCCCAAGGAAAAGATTCCTGGAATTGGTGAGATAAAAAGAAAACGTTTATTACAAAAATTTAAAAGCTGGGAACAAGTTATGAAGGCTTCCCAGGGAGAACTTGAAGCTATCCCTGGGCTAACGAAAAAAGACATTCAACATTTGTTGGCTAAGCAAGCTGAAGATACGTATCTAGAAGATGGAAAAGTGGATTACTCTTCAACTTCTTCTTTTATCTCCTCTAAAAAGTCCTCTGCTGAGGGTAGGTCTGCTACACACAACTCTTCTATTTCATCCTCTGACTCTGATTCTGATTCAGAGCGATCCTTAGGTTGAGTTAACCCTTTGATAATTACATGAACTGAAGCAACGTGAAGACCTGTATACTCAGATATTTCAGAAACTATGCATCCTTGTATTTCTTCAGTTTTTTCTGGTATAGAAACACCATAATCAACGTTTACTTCGACACGAACTTTGACTAAATGATTTTTAGAATCTTGTTCTACATAGATTCCTTTCATTCTCTCGATATCTCTACCGAATAAGGTATCAATTAAATTACCCCCTAAAAGAGAAACTCCGTTGATTTTAGCTAAACAATGTAAAATAATTACTTGAATTACGCGAGTTTCTATATCACGGCTAAATACAGTCTCTGGAAACTCAATTTCTTTCACATCTAATTTTAAATTCTGCTTATCCATATTCCTCCTATGTGCCTATTTCGCTAGCGAGAAATGTACTCTATAGAAATAATAAGCGCTAGTGATTAGTCTAATGGTCAACCGGTTAATATGCTACCCTCAATGCTACCTATTTCTTTTTTTCTGATTTACATTCTGTTAGGGTTTGTATCTGCTTACCTGGCCGTGAAAAAAAATCGTAACCCGATCGGCTGGTTTCTTGCAGGAATGTGTTTTGGGTTCTTCGGGATCATTATTCTCCTCATCCTTCCTGATCTCCCTCCAAAGAATGATAACTCTACCCTCTCTTCTGATGAAAACGAACCCTCTAATAACATTTTACATTCTATTCTAGAAGATTCTTCTGTAATTTCCTCTCCCCCTCCTGTCACGCAAGTTCCTAGGGATACAGAAAAATGGTTTTATCTAAATACAAAAAAAGAAAATGTAGGTCCTTTGTTCTTAGAGGACTTGCTTGTATTCCTGAGAGACAAAAATAAACACGCTAAAGAAAATACAAATCCCGAGGACATCTGGGTATGGAAAAAGGGAATGGAAAACTGGGAAAGAGTAAGGAACATTCCAGAATTAAATGAGGCGTTAAAAATTCTTAAATAAAAAACAAAAAATCTTTAACACCCCTGCTATCGTCGTGGGTGTGGTATCGAGATTCTCTACCAACTTGCTTTGATAACTCCAGGGATTTCACCCATAGAAGCCATTTGTCTAAAACAAATTCTAGAAATAGCGAACTTTCTCAAATAACCACGAGGACGACCCGTTAACAAGCATCGATTATGTAAACGAATAGGAGCCGTGTCTCTTTTCATTTTATTCAGTGCAACACGTGCATTTTCCTTCTCTTCTTCGCTAGCGGTTAAGCTTTTTGCAATTTTGCGAAGCTCACTTCTTTTTTTGTAGTTTGCCTCTACTAATTTTCGGCGCTTATTTTCTCTCGCTACTGCTGACTTTTTCGCCATGCGTTCTTACCTAAAACTTATTAAATTATTTTTTACGCGCAGGTCCGGTTTGACGTTGCTTACGGTTAGGGTCTATCTTATTAATAACATAAAGACGCCCTTTACGACGAACAAGCTTATCTCCCTTTGAAGGATCTGCTTTAATAGATGAACTCACTTTCATGAAAATTATCCCCTCGTGGTCCCTCTCTAAAATGCCGAGAAAGACGCTCTAAATTATGGAATATCGCTAAAAGGGACTAATTTAACCCCTTCCGTACTTTTTGACAACAGGAGACTTAAGCTGATTACAAGTTCCGTGTGCAAATGCGATAATCTCTTCAGTTCTCTTGAACTTATTCACCCAATTTTATACACTTACGAGGAGTTTTTTCTAGTGTAATCATTCCATGGACTAGAAAACTTAGAAACCAATAGGAAGGTACTGTGAAACGGACTTATCAGCCTAGTAAAAGAAAGCGTCGAAATTCTGTAGGTTTCCGTGCTCGTATGGCTACAAAAAACGGAAGAAATTTACTGAATCGCCGTCGTCGTCATGGCAGACACAATCTAATCGACCTATAAAATATTTTGTTTTGTGCATCGATCAACTTTACCCAAGCGCGCTCGTGTATTAAAGAGACGGCAATTTCTTTATATATCGCGAGCAGGATCTCATTGCCAAGGTAGTCAGGTTATTTTTCATGTTGCTCCATCTAAATATCCTGGATGTTGCAAGTTGGGGATAACTGTATCCAAAAAGTTTGGGAAAGCTAATAAAAGAAATTATTTTAAACGCATTGTGCGCGAGGCCTTTCGTTTAAAGCGCCATTCTCTTCCTTCTTGTCAAATTGTTGTCATGCCCAAAAATAAACACCGGCCTAAATTTGAAGAGTTGCTTCAAGATTTTGCTCAACAAATTCCAGAAGCACTCAACGGTAAATTTTCAAAAAATAAGCCTACGACTGGTGGCGAATATAATCTAAAGAATGAGAAATGTGAGAGCGAACTTCTTTAGGGGCTGTTTCAAAAGCAACTTCAGCGTGTTGTAAAGCACTTTTCCACTGATCAGAGTCTAGGTAAAACTGAGCGATCATCATCTCGATTCTCCAGATATTTTCTTGATCCTGGTGTCCAAACTCTGTTAAATAAGCCTCTAAAGGTGCAATGACTTGACTAGGGTCCTGATTCAGGCCTTCTTGAGATCTTTTAGCCAATTCTTGGAACTCAATTAAAGCGACAGTGAAGTGTGTATGTTTTTCATTTTTAGGGTCTTTATTGAGTAATTTACGCTTTACTTTTTGACATTCTTCAGAATCCATTTTACCGCTTTCAACAAGAAGACGATATTTTTCTGATAAGAAGAAGTAGTCATCATTGCGCACCCCTAATTCTAGAGCTTTTGCTATGAAATCCTTGCACGAAAGCTCTTCAGAAAGTCGGTAATACTTCTGCAGTTCTTCCATAGACAATGTATGCATAACTGGATAAACACTGTTGAGTAAGCAGTCACTTTCAATAATATGACATAAGCTGTCGCCTAGATTTTCTCCAGTTTCATTACCGAAAGACTCGATTTTATAAATTTCTCTTCCATCATGAGAAAGTAAAAGAAGAGAAGGAAACTCATCAATTTTGAACTTCGTTTTTAGATATGTATTTTGTGTATGCAAGTCTTCACTTTGAGAAGAATGCCGAGGAAAATCTACTTCCAAACATATAAAATTCCCGTTGATCTTTTGAGCAAATTCCGTAGAAGCAAGAACCTCTTTACGAATCTTCATGCATAAGGCATTCCAATCGGAACCGGAAAAAAAGATTAACATGGGCAATTCAGAATCGCGGCTTTTTTTCACAGCCTCGTTATAATCTACATGCCACAAAATCTCAGAAGAACTCTCTTGAACAACGCCATGCAAACTTATAGAACTTGCACCTAATAGAAACGTTGTTAATACCTTCAGTTGCTTCAAAGAATATTTCTTCACAATCTGTAACAGGATCATGGGCTTCCTCTCCTTCTCCTAGTGAATAGGACGCAACTCGTTCTATTTAGGCGTCACAGAATGCTCTCAGGGCATTCTATCAACCATTCTTGTTGTATAGTCTTTTTTTTATTAAAACGAAATAAAAAACACCACTTAAAAGTTTTAATCTCTTTCTACAATCAAACACATATTCTATGGGATTAAATAATCATGTATTTCTTAGGAATATTTATGCGTAAAACCCTTAGAATAACTCTTTTTCTAAATAATCCTAATGTACTCGTTCTCTTTCTGTATTCCTTAGAAAACCATGGATTGGGAAACTATCTTGTGCTAAAGTTTCAACAAAAACATTCATTTTTCATATTGAGGCGTTAGTCTAGCACCTTGAAACAAGCCTAATCTACGCTCTCACCGGTATAAATCGAGAACCTTTGAGAGTCTGCTCATGAGACAATCATCCTACAACAGACAGAACCTTTACTTATATAATACCGCATCGAGAACCAAGGAACTTTTTTCCCCTTCTAACGATCCTGTCAGATTGTATACCTGCGGTCCTACAGTATATGACTATGCGCATATCGGAAATTTCCGCACGTATGTATTTGAAGATTTATTAAAACGGACTCTTTTGTTCTTTGGATACTCTGTAAAGCATGTCATGAATATTACAGATGTCGATGATAAGACGTTGGCTGGTGCATGTAAAAAAAATATCTCTTTGGATACCTATACGGCTCCGTTCATACAAGCCTTTTTTGAAGACGTTGCCACACTAAATATCCTACCCGCCGACACTTATCCCCGCGCTACGCACTATATCCCTCAAATGCTCGAAGCTATCCGCAAGCTCTTAGATGATGGTATCGCCTATACAGGCCAAGATAACTCTGTGTATTTTTCTATAAAAGCGTTCCCTTCTTATGGGAAGCTCTCTCAGTTACAGTTACAAAATTTGCAATGTTGTTCTAGGGTAGCTTCCGATGAATATGACAAAGAAAATCTTTCAGATTTCGTGTTATGGAAAGCATACGATAAAAAGAGAGACGGTCATATCTATTGGGAGAGCCCATTTGGCAAAGGTCGCCCAGGTTGGCATTTAGAATGTTCTATCATGGCTATGGAACTTCTCGGGTCTTCTATTGATATCCATGCAGGCGGTGTAGACAATATTTTCCCCCACCATGAAAACGAGATTGCTCAATCAGAATCTTTATCTCACCAGCCTTTTTCTCGTTACTGGCTCCATTCTGAGCATCTTCTTGTTGATGGGAAAAAGATGTCGAAAAGTTTAGGGAATTTTTTCACACTAAGAAATTTGTTAGATCGTGGATTTTCTGGAGAAGAAATCCGCTACATGCTCTTACAAAGCCATTATAGAATGCAATTAAACTTCACTGAAGAAGGATTGATTGCTTGCCGTCAAGCGTTAAAACGCTTGCGTGATTTCATTTCTCGATTAGAAAGTCCCTACCCTGAAAGCGCTACGATTTCTGAAGATATCGATCGGTGTGGGCAACTGTTTTTACAAGATTTTTCAAACGCTATTGCGAATGATTTAAACATAGCGACAGCACTCGCCTCCCTTTTTGATTTTATCCATCAGACAAACTCACTGATTGATAAATCAAACTTCACACAGGCTGATAGCAACTATGTTTTGGACATTATGAAGAAAATTGACACCGTACTTGGTGTTATTCCCTTCACTACGTCCTTAGAAATCCCTAGTGAAGTTGCACAACTCGTTGAAGAACGAGAAGTTGCCCGCAAGGAGAAAAATTGGAAGCAAGCAGACGTTCTTCGAAATCAAATTGCGTCTCTCGGCTATGTTATTGAAGATACAAAATCAGGGCCTAAAGTAAAAAAATATTAGTCCTTGTCTGATTCTAAACGACGCATAGCTGGGAAATACAATACATCACGAATCGAGGCAGCATCTGTAAGGATCATAACCAAACGATCAATACCGATACCAAATCCTCCTGTGGGAGGTAAACCTTGGCATAAGGCTTCTAAAAATTCTTCATCTATAGGATGGTATTCGCTATCTGGATCTAAAGCCTTTTTCTCTTGTTGTTTTTCTAAAAGTACTCTCTGACGCAAAGGATCATTCAACTCTGAATAAGCGTTACAAAGCTCTTTACCTAAGCAAAAACTTTCGAAACGCTCGACAAAATCCCCATCTCCTGAGCGTAAAGATTTACATAGGGGCGTCGTCTCTACAGGATGATCTGTAATATGATGAGGCGCAATTAATTTATCGCAGACTAACTCGTCAAATAATGCTGCGATTAATAAACCTCTGGGAGCTGTCACGTAAGATTCCTCAGGCAATGAAAAACATTCTTTTAAAATTTTTCGCAACTCATGATCTCCATGAAGATCTACATCGACACCTCCATATGTCTTGATACTATCTTTCATAGTCATGCGAATCCAAGGAGCTTTAAAATCAATGGATACAGGCCCTTGTTTTAAGTGTGAATAGGTCAGAACGGTACTACCATTGTTCAACTCACAGACGAGATGTTCAACGAGATTTTCCACATAGGTCATGACACTGTGATAGTCTATGTTCGTTGCATAGGCTTCCATGATGGTGAATTCAGGATTGTGGGTTCTATCGATCCCTTCGTTCCTAAATACTTTTCCGATTTCGTAAATACGTGGAGTGCCTCCAACAAGAACTTTTTTTAAAGAAATCTCTGGAGAAATCCGCAGAAATACTTCTGAGTGCAAAGCATTCAAAGTAGTTATAAAGGGTGTTGCCTCAGCGCCGCCATAAACATTTTGGAGTATAGGAGTTTCTACCTCTATGAATCCCTGAGCATCCATGTAGTGACGGATTAATTTGATAATCCGACTTCTTTTTAAGAAAGTTTGCCGCACTTCATCAGAAGAAATGAGATCCAACCAACGCTTTCTATAACGAATTTCTTTATCACTTAGGCCGGCATGTTTATCGGGCAGAGAAATTAAAGATTTACACAATAGTGAGACGGTTTCGACAAGAATAGTTAACTCTCCGGAATGCGTGAAGAATAGATACCCTTCGATTCCTAAAATATCACCGAGATCAAGCTTCTTCTCTATGAATTTTATTGGGGTAATCTCTGCATCTACAGGGAGACCTGCAACTGAAGAGAAATCCCTGTTAAACATCACCTGGATCTTTTGATCATTATCTAAAATCTGGGCAAAAGCGTTCTTTCCCATAGAGCGGAAAAGCACCATACGACCTGAGATTTTTACCTTAGGGGTTGCCTTATTCGTAGCATCTTCGCTATTCCCAAGGGATTGGGACATATATTCTTTTTTTATTTCCTCAACACTACTTGTTCCGGGGAATTCATAAGGATAGGGATTAATACCTAAATCAGCTATTTCCCGGAGTTTGTTACTTCTATGGAGAAAATCTTCTTGTTTTAGGTACTCAGCTTCTGTAGACATCGTTTTTCTAAATCCTTTTGCCTATTTCTTCTTTTCTAAAGACTCTTCTAGTTATCACGTAATCCAAACATAAAAAAATTATATATGATCGAAAGAAAAGAAAGTTAAAAGTTCATTGTAAAGTGGAGATTTTCTCAAAAACAACAAAAAAGATGAACGTTTAATTAAGAGAAAATAAGAACTTTAGAGAGGGAGATCTCCTCTCTAAAATTCTTTAAGAAGAAATTAGCTATTTTGTACGCAAAGCAGCTTTGATTTTTTGAACGTAATTCGCGCCACCACCGTACTCGAATCCCATTCTAGCTTTCTCAACTCCATGAGCATCAATGAAAACTAATGTGGGGAATCCGTTTACACTGTATTTTGATTTTAATGCTTGGTTTTGTTGTTTTACATCTTCAGGTTGGCTAGAAGATTGTGGGAAGTCGAGCTCTACCATGTGTAAATTCTCACCCGCATACTGTTGAAATTCAGGAGTATTTAAAATTTGCTCTTGCATCTTCATACACCAGATACACCAATCAGAACCTGTAAAAAATAAGCCGATATATTTTTTGTCTTTTTTAGATTGTTCGACAGCATTGTCATAGCTTTCCCACTGTACTCCAGAAGTTTTAACCACGTGCACAGTAGATTTATCGATCCCTTTTTGGTAATGAGAACGCTTTTTTGCTGCACAACAAGGCAGTGTGAGTAATAAACAGAGGGCTATTAAACTTCCTTGCAACCAACGTTTCATGCAAATCCTCTTAAAAAAATAATGTAGAATTTTCCCTTAACCCCCGAGTGTACCATCCTATTTACGCACAAAAAGCAAGGAGATTGTCACATCGGAGAACAAAGAGCATAGATGAATAAACCATCTATATCTATAGTGAATCCTTAAATATCTTTGCTATTTATATATTCTATGACTCATCCTGATATTGCTTCTATTTTGCAAGAAATAATAGATCGCTATTCAGAGCACTATTATCCTTCTCTGGCAAAACTGATTCCCCTAACTCCCAAATGGGGAAACAGCCCAGCTCCTATAAAAGCTTCTGTGGCACAGGCACAACGTATTGAAAAACCGCTTATTGCTGATAAAAAATTAGAAAAACCTTTATCAAATCCAGTTCAAGATAGTGAAGCTCCTCCCCCACCCATTACTCACGAGCGCTTAAAAAAATCTTCCTGGGAGTGCATTCCTCTCCCTCCTGATCTCTCTAGAGAAGAAATCTTGAAGTTTCGTTATTCTACTTTGCAAGCACATTGTTTGAACACACCTTTGGATATACCTTGTGGGATCTTCGTAGATGAAGAAAAAGATGAGGAAGTTTTATTTTTTAATAGATTGTCAAAAATTCTTACTCAACAAATCTTCCCTTCTCGGCTCATTTTATCAACAAATCATAAAGATATTTTTCATAAAAATACGGGCCTTTCTTTATGTCTAGCACCTTTAACAATGATACGTTATAAAATCCCCAATGTACGTTATCATCAATCTTTCATGAAAGATGGGTGCACTTGGATTCCTATTTATTCTTCAGTATACTATGAAAATGATCCGCAATTGAAACGAGATCTATGGGTAATATTGAATCAACTACCTTTCGCCTATACGCAGAAGTCATAGTAAACTCCAATATCAATAAGGTATTAGACTACGGGCTCCCTGATCATCTCGAACACATTACTAGGGGTACTGGTGTTAGCATTTCCTTACGGGGAGCAAAAAAATATGGAATAGTCCATCAGATTAAGACACACACAGAATGTAAACGAGTTCTTCCTGTTTTAGGTGTTATTGATTCTGGAATTATCCTTCCTCAAGATCTTCTAGAACTTATGTTTTGGATGAGTCAATATTATTTTGCACCGTTGGGGAAGACACTACGTTTAGTACTTCCGGGAATATCTTCCAGTATTATACAACCCAAACAACATTATCGCGTCCTACTCAAGCAAAGCAAAGCGAAGACGAAAGAGATCATTCTTTCTATTCAAAAAGAATCTCCTGCGCAAGCAGCAACTTTAAAAACATTATTATCATGTAGCTCTCCTCCTGGTCTTTCAGAACTCATGGACAAGGCCAAGGTGTCACAATCTCCGATCCATTCTTTAGAAAAACTTGGAGCTATTGAAATAGCCAGTGCTGCAGATCTTGAAATTCAAGAAGACCGTCTAACGTTCTTTCTCCCTGAAGCCCATGTGCTACATCCGCAACAACAAGATGCCGTGGATAAGATTTCTTCATCCTTATCTTCGGGGAAATTTCAGACACACTTGATTTTTGGTGTTACAGGAAGTGGAAAAACAGAAGTATATTTCCAAGCTATTCGTGAAGCGAGGAAATTAGGGAAAAGTGCGATTCTTTTGGTTCCTGAGATTGCTCTTAC is a genomic window of Chlamydia psittaci 6BC containing:
- the dsbH gene encoding disulfide reductase DsbH; amino-acid sequence: MKRWLQGSLIALCLLLTLPCCAAKKRSHYQKGIDKSTVHVVKTSGVQWESYDNAVEQSKKDKKYIGLFFTGSDWCIWCMKMQEQILNTPEFQQYAGENLHMVELDFPQSSSQPEDVKQQNQALKSKYSVNGFPTLVFIDAHGVEKARMGFEYGGGANYVQKIKAALRTK
- the lysS gene encoding lysine--tRNA ligase; the encoded protein is MSTEAEYLKQEDFLHRSNKLREIADLGINPYPYEFPGTSSVEEIKKEYMSQSLGNSEDATNKATPKVKISGRMVLFRSMGKNAFAQILDNDQKIQVMFNRDFSSVAGLPVDAEITPIKFIEKKLDLGDILGIEGYLFFTHSGELTILVETVSLLCKSLISLPDKHAGLSDKEIRYRKRWLDLISSDEVRQTFLKRSRIIKLIRHYMDAQGFIEVETPILQNVYGGAEATPFITTLNALHSEVFLRISPEISLKKVLVGGTPRIYEIGKVFRNEGIDRTHNPEFTIMEAYATNIDYHSVMTYVENLVEHLVCELNNGSTVLTYSHLKQGPVSIDFKAPWIRMTMKDSIKTYGGVDVDLHGDHELRKILKECFSLPEESYVTAPRGLLIAALFDELVCDKLIAPHHITDHPVETTPLCKSLRSGDGDFVERFESFCLGKELCNAYSELNDPLRQRVLLEKQQEKKALDPDSEYHPIDEEFLEALCQGLPPTGGFGIGIDRLVMILTDAASIRDVLYFPAMRRLESDKD